One genomic region from Equus asinus isolate D_3611 breed Donkey chromosome 10, EquAss-T2T_v2, whole genome shotgun sequence encodes:
- the CEL gene encoding bile salt-activated lipase, whose product MGHLELAVLGLTCCLAVVSAAKLGVVYTEGGFVEGINKQLGLFGDYVDIFKGIPFAAPTKALENPQPHPGWEGTLKATDFKKRCLQATITQDNTYGDEDCLYLNIWVPQGKKEVSRDLPVMIWIYGGAFLMGAGQGANFLSNYLYDGEEIATRGNVIVVTFNYRVGPLGFLSTGDANLPGNYGLRDQHMAIAWVKRNIAAFGGDPNNITIFGESAGGASVSLQTLSPYNKGLIRRAISQSGVALSPWAIQKNPLFWAKKIAEKVGCPVDDTSRMAKCLKITDPRALTLAYKMPLTGTEYPVLHYLGFLPVVDGDFIPDDPMNLYANAADIDYLAGTNDMDGHMFAGLDMPAINKNKQDITAEEFYKLVSGLTMTKGLRGANATFDLYTEPWALDSSQETKKKTVVDFETDVLFLMPTETALVQHRANAKSAKTYAYLFSLPSRMPVYPSWVGADHADDIQYVFGKPFATPLGYRSQHRTVSKAMIAYWTNFARTGDPNTGHSAVPTPWDPYTLENSSYLEINKKMDSSSMKQSLRTNYLRYWTLTYDALPTTIGEGAALVPPTDDSEAAPAPPSGDSEAGPTPPSGDSEGAWMPAVIGF is encoded by the exons ATGGGACACCTGGAGCTGGCCGTCTTGGGCCTCACCTGCTGCTTGGCAGTAGTGAGCGCTGCAAAG CTGGGCGTGGTGTACACGGAAGGCGGCTTTGTGGAAGGCATCAACAAGCAGCTCGGCCTCTTTGGCGACTATGTCGACATCTTCAAGGGCATCCCCTTCGCCGCCCCGACCAAGGCCCTGGAGAACCCCCAGCCACACCCAGGCTGGGAAG GGACTCTGAAGGCCACGGACTTCAAGAAGCGATGCCTGCAGGCCACTATCACCCAGGACAACACCTACGGGGATGAGGACTGCCTGTACCTCAACATCTGGGTCCCCCAGGGCAAGAAGGAAG tCTCCAGGGACCTGCCCGTCATGATCTGGATCTACGGAGGTGCCTTCCTCATGGGGGCTGGCCAGGGGGCCAACTTTCTCAGCAACTACCTGTACGACGGGGAGGAGATCGCCACGCGGGGCAATGTCATTGTGGTCACCTTCAACTACCGCGTCGGCCCCCTGGGCTTCCTCAGCACTGGGGATGCCAACCTGCCAG GTAACTATGGCCTTCGGGATCAGCACATGGCCATTGCTTGGGTGAAGAGGAACATTGCAGCCTTTGGGGGGGACCCCAACAACATCACCATCTTTGGGGAATCAGCCGGAGGAGCCAGCGTCTCTCTGCAG ACACTCTCTCCCTACAACAAGGGCCTCATCCGCCGAGCCATCAGCCAGAGTGGCGTGGCACTGAGCCCCTGGGCCATCCAGAAGAACCCCCTCTTCTGGGCCAAGAAG ATCGCTGAGAAGGTGGGCTGCCCCGTGGATGATACCTCCAGGATGGCCAAGTGTCTAAAGATCACTGATCCCCGTGCCCTGACGCTGGCCTATAAGATGCCCCTGACAGGCACAGAAT ACCCCGTGCTGCACTATCTGGGCTTCCTCCCTGTCGTTGATGGAGACTTCATCCCCGACGACCCCATGAATCTGTACGCCAACGCCGCCGACATCGACTACCTAGCAGGCACCAACGACATGGACGGCCACATGTTTGCCGGCCTCGACATGCCAGCCATCAACAAGAACAAACAGGACATCACAGC GGAGGAGTTCTACAAGCTGGTCAGCGGGCTCACCATGACCAAGGGGCTCAGAGGTGCCAACGCCACCTTTGACTTATACACCGAGCCCTGGGCCCTTGACTCATCCCAGGAGACCAAGAAGAAGACCGTGGTGGACTTTGAGACCGACGTCCTCTTTCTGATGCCCACGGAGACGGCCCTGGTCCAGCACAGGGCCAACGCCAa GAGTGCCAAGACCTATGCCTACCTGTTCTCCCTGCCCTCTCGGATGCCCGTCTACCCGAGCTGGGTGGGGGCCGACCACGCGGACGACATCCAGTACGTGTTCGGGAAGCCCTTCGCCACACCCCTGGGCTACCGGTCTCAGCACCGGACTGTCTCCAAAGCCATGATCGCCTACTGGACGAACTTCGCCAGAACCGG GGACCCCAACACGGGCCACTCGGCCGTGCCCACGCCCTGGGATCCCTACACCCTGGAAAACAGCAGCTACCTGGAGATCAACAAGAAGATGGACAGCAGCTCGatgaagcagagcctgaggacCAACTATTTGCGCTACTGGACCCTGACCTACGATGCGCTGCCCACCACGATCGGTGAGGGGGCCGCCCTGGTGCCCCCCACAGACGACTCTGAGGCCGCCCCTGCACCCCCCTCGGGTGACTCTGAGGCTGGTCCCACGCCCCCCTCGGGTGACTCTGAGGGGGCTTGGATGCCCGCAGTCATCGGCTTCTAA